The Leptospira koniambonensis genome window below encodes:
- the tgt gene encoding tRNA guanosine(34) transglycosylase Tgt, with product MIYRSRVEDPNSFARTGTLSLNGIEIPTPVFMPVGTRGAIKSLDSDDIDELGYELILGNTYHLYLRPGTEVLEKFGGLKNFVSYKKALLTDSGGFQVFSLNSLVKFKKEGVEFRSHIDGSPHFFTPEKVIDIQRAIGSDIMMVLDDCPPGDGTVSRIKDALDRTHRWAEEAVNYWEKDKRNQFLFGIFQGGTNLDLRLESLEKIRSLPFSGIAIGGLSVGEPRPDFIRTMEGISSYTDRTRPLYLMGVGTVPDILEGVRNGVDMFDCVLPTRNARNGQVFTSQGKVNLRNEKWKFRDEPMDPECECKVCKRYSIGYIRHLHHVKELSAFSLSTYHNLHFMKKFMKELRHSIEVGNFSEFFVKWKNLYETPEISR from the coding sequence ATGATCTATAGATCCAGAGTAGAAGACCCAAATTCTTTCGCTCGAACCGGAACCTTATCGCTTAACGGAATAGAAATTCCAACACCAGTTTTTATGCCTGTGGGCACAAGAGGTGCAATCAAGTCCCTGGACTCTGACGACATAGATGAGTTAGGTTATGAACTGATCCTCGGAAACACTTATCATCTTTATCTTCGTCCAGGTACAGAGGTTCTGGAGAAATTTGGCGGACTTAAAAACTTTGTTTCTTACAAAAAAGCACTGCTCACAGACAGCGGTGGTTTCCAAGTTTTCAGTCTGAATTCTCTCGTAAAATTTAAGAAAGAAGGAGTGGAATTCCGCTCTCATATCGACGGAAGTCCCCATTTTTTCACTCCCGAGAAAGTGATCGATATCCAAAGAGCAATCGGCTCTGACATCATGATGGTTCTGGACGATTGTCCTCCCGGAGACGGAACTGTTTCTCGGATAAAAGATGCTCTAGATCGAACTCATCGCTGGGCAGAAGAAGCCGTGAATTACTGGGAGAAAGACAAACGTAATCAATTTCTATTCGGGATTTTCCAAGGTGGAACCAATTTAGATCTGAGATTGGAGAGTTTGGAGAAGATCCGCTCTCTTCCGTTCTCCGGAATTGCGATCGGAGGTCTCTCTGTGGGAGAACCCAGACCCGATTTTATCAGAACTATGGAAGGAATTTCCTCGTACACCGATCGGACTAGACCATTATATCTGATGGGAGTGGGGACTGTTCCTGATATTCTGGAAGGAGTTCGAAACGGAGTCGATATGTTTGACTGTGTTCTCCCCACCCGCAATGCTAGAAATGGGCAAGTGTTCACCTCTCAAGGAAAAGTGAATCTCAGAAATGAAAAATGGAAGTTTCGAGATGAGCCGATGGACCCAGAATGCGAATGCAAAGTGTGCAAAAGATACAGTATTGGGTATATCAGACACCTGCATCACGTGAAAGAGCTGAGTGCATTTTCCTTGAGCACGTACCATAATTTGCATTTTATGAAAAAGTTCATGAAAGAACTTCGACATTCCATCGAAGTTGGAAATTTCAGCGAGTTTTTTGTTAAATGGAAAAATTTGTACGAAACACCGGAAATTTCTCGTTGA
- a CDS encoding lipoprotein LipL71: MKTFRAISFPSLVLGVLGFLVACGSELPVKELAEAKTAITRAKDAGAERYASGEFEEARKSLLTAHEKASNEDLGETKKSAEYAKSKAYDALERSYPQLTEESKTQANTAINEADEAYASQLAAEPYNNAVELKKEGDTLRDNADRTLESYPKESGDDAKLKTRLTAFDQYEQSNKKYLESKKSASDAKSLALSQKQQLIDSLADIEKNLDDADRYAGGQDPEVAQTRERLNAAKAKIDEGKIKEGYSEIDDIRKKSAELVAKNIQAYALKKKVEAKDSIGKAKDKLSGIDQSKLKSSKDLQTSYQRADENLKAADESLVSAEELYSSEKYEDSIGRSEEAIRLSRIVVDQSDDIAERLRTGSSVAGRKGDAGDSSSSTKKGEDSTASSSGELPEGWKKYVVRKKIPADCLWRISAYKQHYGTSKLWKRIYDANRGKIKNPNLIFPKQVLLIPPAKGSTKFDPKKAPKKQTGSDKVEASTPEEKKEETTTPPASTSEQEPEEEEPSTPAPSTESEQPSDSGEQESDEEAR, translated from the coding sequence ATGAAAACTTTTCGAGCTATATCGTTCCCATCTTTGGTACTAGGAGTCTTAGGATTCCTAGTTGCCTGTGGATCGGAACTACCTGTAAAAGAATTGGCGGAAGCAAAAACCGCTATCACTCGCGCTAAAGATGCAGGCGCAGAAAGATACGCTTCTGGAGAATTCGAGGAAGCTCGCAAAAGTCTTTTGACCGCTCATGAAAAAGCTTCTAACGAAGACTTGGGCGAGACTAAGAAAAGTGCTGAATACGCAAAAAGCAAGGCGTATGATGCATTAGAAAGATCTTATCCTCAATTAACTGAAGAGTCAAAGACCCAAGCGAATACCGCTATCAACGAAGCGGACGAGGCTTATGCTTCTCAGCTTGCTGCAGAACCTTATAATAATGCAGTAGAACTTAAGAAAGAAGGGGACACTCTAAGAGATAACGCAGACCGTACTTTGGAATCCTATCCTAAGGAATCCGGAGACGATGCAAAACTTAAGACACGTCTTACTGCTTTCGATCAGTACGAACAAAGTAATAAAAAATATCTGGAGTCCAAAAAGTCGGCATCTGATGCCAAGTCTTTGGCTCTTTCCCAAAAACAACAGCTGATCGATTCTCTTGCAGATATCGAAAAAAATCTGGATGATGCGGACAGATATGCTGGCGGACAAGACCCAGAAGTAGCGCAAACAAGAGAACGTTTGAATGCCGCTAAGGCAAAAATCGACGAAGGAAAGATCAAAGAAGGTTATTCCGAAATCGATGATATCCGCAAAAAATCAGCTGAACTCGTAGCAAAAAACATCCAAGCTTACGCACTCAAGAAGAAGGTAGAAGCAAAAGATTCTATCGGAAAAGCTAAGGATAAACTATCTGGAATCGATCAGTCTAAACTGAAATCCAGCAAAGATCTCCAAACTTCTTACCAAAGAGCAGACGAGAACTTAAAAGCAGCAGATGAATCTTTAGTTTCCGCAGAAGAGTTATATTCTTCCGAAAAATACGAAGATTCAATTGGTAGATCTGAAGAAGCGATCAGACTTTCTCGCATCGTAGTAGATCAGTCTGATGATATCGCAGAAAGATTGCGCACTGGATCTTCAGTAGCTGGTCGCAAAGGTGATGCAGGAGATAGTTCTTCTTCTACCAAAAAAGGAGAAGATTCAACTGCTTCTTCTTCCGGAGAACTTCCTGAAGGTTGGAAAAAATACGTAGTTCGTAAGAAAATTCCTGCAGATTGCCTCTGGAGAATTTCTGCTTACAAACAACATTACGGTACTTCTAAACTTTGGAAACGTATCTATGATGCGAACCGCGGCAAGATCAAAAATCCAAACTTGATCTTCCCTAAACAAGTATTGCTAATTCCACCTGCTAAAGGATCCACTAAGTTTGATCCCAAAAAAGCTCCTAAAAAGCAGACTGGAAGCGACAAAGTAGAAGCTTCTACTCCTGAAGAGAAGAAGGAAGAGACAACAACTCCTCCAGCTTCCACTTCTGAGCAAGAACCCGAAGAAGAAGAGCCTTCAACTCCGGCACCTTCTACAGAAAGTGAGCAACCGTCCGACTCTGGTGAACAGGAAAGCGACGAAGAAGCTCGTTGA
- the nadC gene encoding carboxylating nicotinate-nucleotide diphosphorylase, giving the protein MKRAYTKPISETSEADYFPLAKMAWDEDCPDQDITSVSLFSPDQKAIAYLNAREEGILCGSGVTEVLSKLSGGDLQFNFFFKDGEKFVKGDKIAEIQGSLLSMLRVERILLNFLQYLSGISTSTRKIVDQYRSKGIMILDTRKTLPGYRKLAKYAVYCGGGSNHRLDLSEMAMIKDNHLALFGSAKIPVGKIRSNFPGRMVELEIDSLDQLEDALEAEPDVLMLDNFNIPDTREAFQKVKEKNPKILIECSGGITPEKLEALSEFPGVGVSMGYITHTTRFLDLGLDIRT; this is encoded by the coding sequence GTGAAGAGGGCTTATACCAAGCCTATATCAGAGACGAGCGAGGCGGATTATTTTCCCCTGGCTAAAATGGCATGGGACGAGGATTGTCCTGACCAAGATATAACGTCAGTTTCCTTATTCTCTCCAGATCAAAAAGCGATCGCATACTTAAACGCAAGAGAAGAAGGAATTCTCTGTGGTAGCGGTGTTACTGAGGTGCTCTCCAAACTTTCTGGCGGAGATTTGCAGTTTAACTTCTTCTTTAAAGACGGAGAAAAATTCGTCAAAGGAGACAAGATTGCAGAGATACAAGGCAGTCTTCTCTCTATGTTACGTGTAGAAAGAATTCTTCTAAACTTCCTACAATATCTTTCCGGTATTTCTACTTCGACTAGAAAGATCGTAGATCAGTATAGGTCTAAGGGTATAATGATCCTGGATACCAGAAAGACACTGCCAGGTTACAGGAAACTTGCAAAGTATGCTGTGTACTGCGGTGGTGGTTCCAATCATAGATTGGATCTTTCTGAAATGGCGATGATCAAAGACAACCATTTGGCTTTATTCGGATCTGCAAAAATCCCTGTAGGAAAAATCAGATCCAATTTTCCAGGAAGAATGGTGGAGCTGGAAATAGATTCCTTGGACCAACTGGAAGACGCACTCGAAGCAGAACCAGACGTTTTAATGTTAGATAATTTTAATATACCTGATACACGAGAAGCCTTCCAAAAGGTAAAAGAAAAAAATCCTAAAATCCTAATAGAATGTTCCGGAGGGATCACTCCGGAAAAATTAGAAGCATTGTCCGAATTTCCTGGAGTAGGAGTGAGTATGGGATACATAACTCATACTACCAGATTTTTGGATCTTGGTTTGGATATAAGGACCTAA
- the greA gene encoding transcription elongation factor GreA yields the protein MSNETATTAETKPASELDKLTSLFNEEIYVRSDANSIPASKFKIYDDLIESFQSSGLIDSAKTKLEEHLADHSESISARYMLGLLGLQKGSIDAASYFKTLLDSFKQASKWVIIEHITDNILKFGEDRYALRFKAEALEKLKKNKELKPILEKLAKQDRKNPEIAKKYALAILDENKEKAVAYLKQAIETFAKTKDYLQFEEIWPIFVTNSYDDIQFVEKVERILLGHREKTRLAGYLYPLVEPFKITEDWDRVIYLLKKILDHEPVSNKARNELIRVYKLKYANHSLLEDFLKMSELGNNRKPVKVCISNFERNIVFDTGNYVLHRNWGVGKIVSISPNGDSIFVDFRDKKNHKLSIQMAITSLKPLKGDHIWVRFYEDKASVVSLFETDVPGFFKELLTSFENHMLVAEMKAEIAGKFIPVVDWSKWWNKAKNVIKKEDNLGFNPKKKDELWYREKPITYAEELTEKFNANADPAKRLDIAIEALRNKEEAESAIDTFAHHYFEEEQTHDSFRKIVAYLYLDEVASTMEGDDGSPYDFQRYQKLDDVSKIVKSLKREEVLEYSSKISNLDIKKSFVDLVKKSHSEWVNILVGLLFEVPVKNNKYVVSVLEADGKFAELNLFIETSSSRAKENPEVFLWVAKSILLKTWEEEWMNVSRQDLILRVLRLLKPLNKIEEKGTKLKNTCQEILFGNEAAVISEAIQNGDSEYIRKVYALYREVPYIEETEKDKLMSLIRVLKPDLIWEDEDDDEEEEDVLARIPENAVMVTRRALNAKKAEFDHLVNVEMPENSRDIGEAQERGDLRENAEYKAAMEKQVQLQAQIKKLEAELKAAIVLDLSNVKTDRINIGTTVKLKNESSGEDQTYSILGAWDADTERNIISYQSPLAKSLLGKKVGDNASLNLGGAETKFKVLQISRYSLQNQD from the coding sequence ATGTCTAACGAAACTGCGACAACCGCGGAAACTAAGCCTGCCAGCGAACTGGACAAGCTGACTTCTCTTTTCAACGAGGAGATTTATGTACGCTCGGACGCAAATTCCATTCCAGCATCTAAATTTAAAATTTACGACGATCTTATAGAATCCTTTCAATCATCCGGACTTATAGATTCTGCCAAAACAAAATTGGAAGAACATCTTGCTGATCATTCTGAAAGTATTTCTGCAAGATATATGCTTGGACTACTTGGACTACAGAAAGGAAGTATAGACGCTGCTTCTTATTTCAAAACTTTGCTGGATTCTTTCAAACAAGCCAGCAAATGGGTCATCATTGAACATATCACTGACAATATTTTAAAATTCGGAGAGGATCGTTATGCTCTTCGTTTCAAAGCAGAAGCTCTTGAAAAACTAAAGAAGAATAAAGAGCTAAAACCTATCCTTGAAAAACTTGCAAAACAAGACCGCAAGAACCCAGAGATCGCTAAAAAATACGCATTAGCAATTCTTGATGAAAATAAAGAGAAAGCAGTCGCTTATCTAAAACAAGCGATTGAGACTTTTGCAAAAACAAAAGACTATCTACAATTCGAAGAGATCTGGCCGATTTTCGTAACCAATAGTTACGATGATATCCAATTCGTAGAAAAAGTAGAACGTATCCTTTTAGGTCATCGCGAAAAGACCCGTCTTGCAGGTTATCTTTATCCATTAGTTGAGCCATTCAAGATCACTGAAGATTGGGATAGAGTGATCTATCTTTTGAAAAAGATCCTGGATCATGAGCCTGTTTCCAACAAAGCAAGAAACGAACTGATCAGAGTTTATAAACTGAAATATGCCAACCACAGCTTGTTGGAAGATTTCTTAAAAATGTCCGAGTTAGGAAATAACAGAAAACCTGTTAAGGTTTGTATTTCCAACTTCGAAAGAAACATCGTATTCGATACAGGCAACTACGTTCTTCACAGAAACTGGGGAGTAGGTAAGATTGTTTCTATTTCGCCTAATGGAGATTCTATCTTTGTAGACTTCAGGGATAAAAAGAATCATAAACTTTCCATCCAAATGGCGATCACCAGTTTGAAACCTTTAAAAGGGGATCATATCTGGGTAAGATTTTATGAAGACAAAGCTTCTGTTGTTTCTCTATTCGAGACTGATGTTCCTGGCTTCTTTAAAGAATTATTAACTTCTTTCGAAAACCATATGTTGGTTGCCGAAATGAAGGCAGAGATCGCAGGAAAATTTATCCCTGTAGTTGATTGGTCTAAATGGTGGAACAAAGCTAAGAATGTTATCAAAAAAGAAGATAACCTAGGCTTTAACCCTAAGAAAAAAGACGAACTCTGGTATAGAGAAAAACCAATCACTTATGCGGAAGAATTGACTGAAAAATTCAACGCGAACGCAGATCCTGCAAAACGTTTAGACATCGCTATCGAAGCACTTCGAAACAAAGAAGAGGCTGAATCAGCGATCGATACTTTCGCTCATCATTATTTCGAAGAAGAGCAAACTCACGATTCATTCCGCAAGATAGTTGCATATCTGTATCTGGATGAAGTCGCTTCTACCATGGAAGGTGACGACGGAAGTCCTTACGATTTCCAAAGGTATCAAAAGTTGGATGATGTTTCCAAGATCGTTAAGTCTCTCAAAAGAGAAGAGGTTCTGGAATATTCTTCTAAGATCAGCAACTTAGATATCAAAAAGTCTTTTGTAGACTTAGTGAAAAAATCTCATTCTGAATGGGTCAATATTCTTGTTGGACTTCTTTTCGAAGTTCCGGTTAAGAACAACAAATACGTAGTTTCTGTTCTGGAAGCTGACGGAAAGTTCGCTGAACTAAACTTATTCATCGAAACTTCATCCAGCCGTGCTAAAGAAAATCCTGAAGTATTCCTTTGGGTGGCAAAATCTATCCTTCTCAAAACTTGGGAAGAAGAATGGATGAACGTTTCCAGACAAGATCTAATCTTAAGAGTTCTTCGTTTACTTAAACCTCTAAACAAAATTGAGGAAAAAGGAACTAAACTTAAGAACACCTGCCAAGAGATCCTTTTTGGAAACGAAGCAGCTGTGATCAGCGAGGCGATCCAAAACGGAGATTCAGAATATATCCGCAAAGTTTATGCTCTTTATAGAGAAGTTCCTTATATCGAAGAGACTGAAAAAGACAAATTGATGTCTCTCATCAGAGTTCTTAAACCAGACCTTATCTGGGAAGATGAGGATGATGATGAAGAGGAAGAAGACGTTCTCGCAAGAATTCCAGAAAACGCGGTTATGGTTACTCGTCGCGCTCTGAATGCTAAAAAAGCAGAGTTTGATCATTTGGTAAACGTTGAGATGCCTGAAAACTCCAGAGATATCGGAGAGGCTCAGGAGAGAGGGGACTTAAGAGAAAACGCGGAATACAAAGCCGCTATGGAAAAACAAGTCCAGCTCCAAGCTCAGATCAAAAAATTGGAAGCAGAACTCAAAGCTGCTATTGTTTTAGATCTTTCCAATGTGAAAACGGATCGTATCAATATCGGAACCACTGTAAAACTCAAAAACGAGTCCAGCGGAGAAGACCAAACTTATTCTATCTTGGGTGCTTGGGACGCGGATACTGAAAGAAATATTATTTCTTACCAGTCACCGCTTGCTAAGTCTCTTTTAGGTAAAAAAGTAGGAGATAACGCTTCTTTAAATCTTGGCGGAGCAGAAACCAAGTTTAAAGTCCTGCAAATCAGTAGATACTCTCTCCAAAACCAAGACTAA
- a CDS encoding Fur family transcriptional regulator: MNKDRETEILKTVDDSIRMEMKTFSDYLQKKGLKITNQRMLVAERIFSLHNHFTAESLLEEFKDQRDKISKATIYRILSIMVEAKLLQEHNFGQDYKYYEHIIGHTHHDHIICGDCGRIVEFMDERIEQLQEQAAASNGFKITGHSLNIYGTCLDPNCPNKK; this comes from the coding sequence ATGAACAAAGACCGAGAAACTGAAATTCTGAAAACCGTAGACGATTCCATCCGGATGGAGATGAAAACTTTTTCTGACTACTTACAGAAGAAGGGACTAAAGATCACCAACCAAAGGATGTTAGTCGCAGAACGTATTTTCTCCCTGCACAATCACTTTACTGCGGAAAGCCTACTGGAAGAATTCAAGGACCAGAGGGATAAAATTTCCAAGGCCACCATCTACAGAATTTTATCTATCATGGTGGAGGCGAAGTTATTGCAGGAGCATAATTTCGGCCAAGATTATAAATACTACGAACATATTATAGGTCATACTCATCACGATCATATCATCTGTGGGGATTGCGGCAGGATCGTAGAATTCATGGACGAGAGGATAGAACAGTTGCAAGAGCAGGCTGCTGCAAGCAACGGATTTAAGATCACTGGTCATAGTTTGAATATTTACGGCACTTGTTTGGATCCGAATTGTCCGAACAAAAAATGA
- a CDS encoding STAS domain-containing protein: MEITRRESGNIVILDINGEIDLYNAPEIKDVIAKLIEEQKYYTIINLEKVSYIDSSGIGALISSLSNLKKYQGGLKIINVAGSVRKVFELTKLTSFFEIFDNEADAVAAFK, from the coding sequence ATGGAAATCACCAGAAGGGAAAGCGGTAACATCGTAATTCTGGACATCAATGGGGAGATAGATTTATACAATGCCCCTGAGATTAAGGATGTGATCGCAAAGCTCATTGAAGAGCAGAAATACTATACTATTATCAATCTGGAAAAGGTCTCTTATATCGACTCATCCGGAATCGGTGCTTTGATTTCCAGCCTCTCTAACTTAAAAAAATACCAGGGTGGACTTAAGATAATCAATGTTGCGGGTTCCGTAAGAAAGGTATTCGAATTAACTAAATTAACGTCATTCTTCGAGATCTTCGATAACGAAGCTGATGCAGTCGCTGCCTTCAAATAA
- the lptE gene encoding LPS assembly lipoprotein LptE codes for MRLLVPIFLVFCLSSCTYITREPGNPPKIDGIPIPDSKRTIYVQNFRNNSYGIAMHTTLSDLVKQEINYRGRFIQTREKSQAAYRIYGEISHYQQVGALLDQGGQQLSKEMFVVCKVELQKAGGEKIPLERTEIPARIIYSDQVGFMETEGQAQTRLLKILAVRIAEEMERAWYYSIAGKIEGEEE; via the coding sequence ATGAGGCTTCTTGTTCCGATTTTTCTGGTTTTTTGCCTAAGTTCCTGTACCTACATTACTCGGGAGCCCGGCAATCCTCCTAAAATTGATGGGATCCCAATACCTGATTCCAAACGCACCATATATGTGCAGAATTTTCGGAATAATTCCTATGGGATCGCAATGCATACCACTCTCTCCGATCTGGTAAAACAAGAGATCAATTATCGAGGCAGATTTATCCAGACCAGGGAGAAGTCCCAAGCTGCATATCGTATCTACGGAGAGATCAGTCATTACCAACAAGTTGGAGCTCTTTTGGATCAGGGTGGCCAACAGCTAAGTAAAGAGATGTTCGTTGTCTGTAAGGTAGAACTCCAAAAAGCAGGCGGCGAAAAAATCCCATTAGAAAGAACTGAAATCCCAGCAAGGATCATCTATTCAGATCAAGTTGGATTTATGGAAACAGAGGGCCAGGCCCAGACCAGGTTACTCAAAATTCTCGCAGTCCGTATCGCAGAAGAAATGGAAAGAGCCTGGTATTATTCTATAGCGGGCAAGATAGAAGGTGAGGAAGAGTAG
- a CDS encoding M23 family metallopeptidase, producing the protein MGKNFLKLFPQIPYRSGLIFLLLMLAWAEGKAGETGSKVSAVSPNLKTNPPVQKNIWDDLTPEVLADLGNLGFPMEMETPISGSYAEYRVHHLHMGCDFKTFHTNGIAAISPFQGYIESIGQSTKGYGSNIILKSSGSTLKAKFAHLLDFKGFRKDLDLLREALALLSGGEFQVKLSPGSYNLPKGENIARLGESGTGVSHLHFELHLPNGTLNPLPYLPLRGKDRFSPELLLLYVDSEDGVQARLPLEKKGEGRFALPGNQKLNLAGGVRFRLGAYDQMTSRNKNNLFFAGLYKEEVPLYERSFRGMSYEEARIHHDIFDSNRSSLNPPVYVYNLFPAKGPSIDLRNFETGSIVKLVLKASDHAGNHSILPLEIEVGAVNSKKPSITKTEFNSTDGILKIKTPNKTTYGQGSLIFKKIEKLEEDLKLPEGLKSKGPIYELESSDLSWVGEAELTWRGAALGKKDGIYIYDKASKKWSALRQKGQIALLTKLGALAILTDDAKPAVNYPYLITRHRRIKGQEEEGIEERLYTVSDTGSGYAGGAEVLLEGEIYPSEFDGDRKMLIVKFPKTFSAWKKYMLLQIRIKDRAGNSSDWFTDLVRF; encoded by the coding sequence ATGGGAAAAAATTTCCTAAAACTTTTTCCACAAATCCCGTATCGATCCGGCCTAATATTTTTACTACTTATGCTCGCATGGGCAGAAGGTAAAGCAGGCGAAACTGGTTCCAAGGTTTCTGCAGTTTCTCCCAATTTAAAAACAAACCCGCCCGTTCAAAAAAATATTTGGGATGATCTTACACCTGAGGTTTTGGCGGATCTTGGAAATTTAGGTTTTCCGATGGAGATGGAAACTCCTATCTCAGGTTCTTATGCAGAATATAGAGTGCATCACCTCCATATGGGCTGTGATTTTAAAACATTCCACACGAACGGGATCGCAGCAATTTCTCCTTTTCAAGGATATATAGAATCGATAGGCCAATCCACAAAAGGATATGGCTCCAATATTATTTTAAAATCTTCAGGTTCTACTCTAAAAGCAAAGTTTGCTCACTTACTGGATTTCAAAGGTTTCAGAAAAGATTTGGATCTGCTGAGAGAAGCTTTGGCATTACTTAGCGGCGGAGAATTTCAGGTAAAACTTTCTCCAGGTTCTTATAATCTTCCCAAGGGAGAAAATATTGCAAGGCTCGGAGAATCCGGAACTGGAGTTAGCCATTTACATTTTGAATTACATTTACCTAATGGAACCTTAAACCCTCTCCCCTATTTGCCTTTGAGAGGAAAAGACAGATTTTCTCCTGAACTTTTACTATTGTATGTTGATTCAGAAGATGGAGTCCAGGCAAGATTACCTTTGGAAAAAAAAGGAGAAGGTAGATTTGCACTTCCAGGAAACCAAAAACTGAATCTTGCGGGAGGGGTCCGTTTTAGGTTGGGCGCTTATGACCAAATGACTTCTCGTAATAAAAACAATTTATTCTTTGCAGGACTTTATAAGGAAGAAGTTCCCTTATACGAAAGATCCTTTAGGGGAATGAGTTATGAAGAAGCAAGGATCCATCATGATATATTCGATTCTAATCGTTCTTCTTTAAATCCTCCTGTTTATGTTTATAATCTATTTCCTGCAAAAGGACCGAGCATAGATCTCAGAAATTTTGAAACTGGGAGTATAGTCAAACTTGTTCTCAAGGCTTCCGATCATGCAGGAAATCATTCTATTCTTCCCTTAGAAATAGAAGTAGGAGCTGTAAATTCGAAGAAACCTTCTATCACAAAAACTGAATTTAATTCTACTGATGGAATTCTGAAGATCAAAACTCCAAACAAAACAACGTACGGCCAAGGCTCTCTTATCTTCAAAAAGATCGAAAAATTGGAAGAAGATCTAAAACTTCCAGAAGGCCTCAAATCCAAAGGTCCTATTTATGAATTAGAATCTTCTGATCTTTCTTGGGTGGGAGAAGCAGAACTTACTTGGAGAGGCGCTGCCCTTGGCAAAAAAGATGGGATCTATATCTACGATAAGGCTTCTAAAAAATGGTCTGCCTTAAGACAAAAAGGCCAAATTGCTCTACTCACTAAACTTGGAGCATTAGCAATCCTGACTGACGATGCAAAGCCTGCAGTCAATTATCCATACTTAATCACAAGACATAGAAGGATCAAGGGCCAGGAAGAAGAAGGGATAGAAGAAAGATTATACACCGTTTCCGACACAGGCTCAGGTTACGCAGGTGGTGCAGAAGTTTTACTCGAAGGAGAAATTTATCCTAGCGAGTTTGACGGGGACCGTAAAATGCTAATCGTTAAATTTCCTAAAACTTTCTCCGCTTGGAAAAAGTATATGTTACTTCAGATCCGAATTAAAGATCGCGCAGGAAATTCCTCCGATTGGTTTACTGATCTGGTAAGATTTTAG